The following DNA comes from Novipirellula caenicola.
TCTCCCCGGCGTTCCGGTCATTCTCGGCTTGTTGGTTATCATCGTCGCGGTCCAAATGGTGCTCAAACGCGAGCATCTTTGGATTCCCGGCTGGATGGAAAAACGACGGGTCCGTAGCGAAACGGTCAAGAAAATGGTGCGTTGGGGGCAACGTCCGGCCAGCTGGATCGATCGATTGACCAAGAAACGCTTTACCGCGCTGGTGGACCACGCCGGGTATGCCGCGATTGCCATTGCGTGCATCTTGATCGCCGCTGCGACCCCGGTGCTCGAATTCGTTCCTTTCAGTGCGAACATCGCCGGGGCGGCGATCGTCGTGTTTGCCTTGGCGCTAATGGCGCGAGACGGACTGCTCGCGGGGTTGGCGATCTTGCTGTCGCTGGGCGTGATCGCGATGATCGGCTACCAATTCGTATAACCGCTGGCCCGAATCCCTTTGCAGCTTGCTCGGCGGTCCCTCGAAACATGGATCGGATTGCCCTGTGCGCAATCGAAGATCGCTCGCCACAGAACGTCGCTCCGCGACTTGGTGTCAATTTCAGAACCGAAACCTTGGACTAAAGTCCAAGGCTATCCCACAAAGTGCCTCCGGCACAAAAACAGCAACTTCAGAACTCACGCGTCGGGTTGTCATGACCTGGCAAAAAACGACTCCGAAATGCTTCATCGCGTTGGAAAAACGGCTAATACGCCGAAAGACACCTGCCGACCTGCTTAGCGTTGTTCATCCGCGATACACCACAGCGCTTGGTCAGTCCGAATCAGGATGTCGGTGCCGGCTGCGACAATCGATGCGTTTGTATTTTCGTTCAATTCGTTCTCGGCCAATTTGTTTAACTTGGTTGTGTGCGGTTTGAAGACCGTGGTGGTACCCGACTTGGTCAACAAGAACATGCGACCGTCTCCGGTCTGCGTGATGCTAGACCATGTACCCCCACCTTCGGTACGAGCTTTCCAAAGTTGGTCGCTCGTTTGAACGTCGATGCAACTCAGCACACCATTCATGTTGCAGATGTAGATCGATCCATTGTCGACAACCCCGGTCCCCAACCATCCTTGGTCTTTGGGTTTGTGCCAGATCCGATGTGTCTCCGTGACATCACCACGGCCACCGGCCCGGACGGCCAGCGATGCACCACCATAACCGCCCAATGCAACGACGACGCCGTTGGATTCCATCGGCGAGGCGTAAGCCAAGGGGCCCGTTCCGCCGCAAGTCCAAAGTCGCTCTCCGCTGGCGGGATCAAACGCGCTGACTCGCCGAGACAGCGCGGCGACCAATTCAAAGTGGCCATCGACCTCGATCACGATCGGTGTGTTCCATGCACCTCGCAGCCGCTCGCTGCGAGGTTTGTTGCTGCTGAAATCATTGGCGTTGCCGTCATTCTCAGGGCCGCTGAGAGCGCGTTCGGCTTGATCATCCAGGGCGTCCACCTGCCATTGAGTTTCGCCAGTGGACTTGTCAACCGCGATCAGGAACTCGTTGTTGCCGGGTCCGAACAACAGGATGCACATATCTTTGTGCAGGATGGGCGACGTACCGTAGCCCCACATGTGTTCTTGCTTGCCAAGGTCGCGACGCCACATTTCGTTACCATCGACATCCCAACACACCAGCCCGGCGGACCCAAACCATGCAATGACATGTTTCCCATCGGTCACCGGCGATGCCGAGCAATAGGGATTCGTTTTGTGTGACGTTTCTTGCCTGTCATACGTGACGCTGCGTCGCCAAAGTTCGCGACCCGTTTCTCGATCAACACAGAATAGACTTCGTTGATTCGATTCGGAGATCGGTTGAGTGAAGAAGACACGGTCGTTCCACACGACCGGCGTCGAATTGCCGGCTTCGGGCAACTCGATTCGCCATTTCACGTTTTGATCGGGCCCCCACTCAGTTACCACACCGTCGGCCGACGTGACGCCTGATCCCGTGGGCCCTCGCCACTGCGGCCAATTCGAATCGGCTGCAAATGAGATTGAAACCAAGTTCAGAAAACAGAGGGCCATTGCTACGTAACAGGCTGTTTTCATGGTGATTCCTGGAACATGAGGGGATTTGAAGAAGCGCGGTAGTGGATCTTGCCAAAGATCCTGCATGCGGGATCGTGATCAAAATCCACGACGACCTGCGTCGTAATTCAATTTTTTGGGGACTCAACGCGACCGAAAGATGTCGCTAGTCAACGTTTCCGTCATCATCGTGTGCAGTCCGTAGTTCTCGGCTTTGACTCGATTCAATATATCATCGATTTCAAACTGGTCGGTCCGCTCCATATGTCGCCCCGTGGCATACATCAGCGATTTTTCAATCAAATTTCGGGCGAACAGGTCGCGGCGACTTTCCAGTAGCACCTTTTTGAATCCAGGAAAATCTTTGTAGGTTTCACCTGATGGCAGCTTGCCCGACGGATCCACGGTTGCCGCCGTCCCCTTGCCTTTTGGCTTTGGATATTTCTCGCGCCAACGTCCGATGGGGTCGAACGTTTCCAGTGCATAGCCGAGCGGATCGATGTTGCGGTGGCACACGTAGCACGCTTTATCCTCGCTGTGCCGCGTCAATTTCTCTCGGATCGTGGTCGCTCCGCTGACATCAGAGTCAATCGCGGGAACTTCGTCCGGCGGCGGAGGCGGGGTGATGCCGAGGATGTTTTCGAGAACCCAAACGCCGCGGGTCACCGGTGACGTGTCGACCCCATTGGCGCTGACGGTCAACACGCCCGCCATCCCCAGCACGCCGCCACGCTGTTTGTTCTTCGCAAGGCTGACTCGTTGGAATCCGTCAGCCAAACGAAGCGTCTCTCGCTCGGGTAATCCGTACAGCGTTGCCAATTTCTTGTCGACGAAGGTGTAGTCCGCATCAAGAAAATCGATCACCGATCCATTCTGATCAAGCAGGTTTCGAAAGAACAGACGAGCTTCCTGTTTCATCGAGTCCGGCAAATTCTGTGCGTAATACTCCCAGGCCGCGTTGCGAGGCGGAGGCAGATTGCCAATGTCACGTAGGTTAAGCCAGCTGTCGAGAAAGCCGTGGATGAATTCGTTGGATCGATCATCCGCAAGCATCCGAGTGATCTGTTTCTTTAACTCGTCCGTCTCGGTTAAACGGCCGGATTGCGCGGCGGCGAAAAGTTCATCATCCGGTGGGGCCGCCCACAACGCGTAGGAAAGTCGCGAGGCGAGATCGAACGGTCGTAGCCTGGTTTCGTCCTCGGCTGTGATTTCGCTGAGGTACAAAAATGAGGGCGAACACAGGATCATCTTTAGCGTGTCCAATGCAGCCTGTCGTGGAGTCGCATTTTCGGACAAACGCTTTTGATACATGGCCTCGATCCGCGTGCGATCGGTATCATCCAGCGGACGCCGGTACGCTCGTTGACCAAACGCGACTAACTGCTCGATCGCTCGGTCAGCCTGAAATCCTTCCTTCCCGAAAACCGCCTGTTCCTCTTTGCCGCCACCAGGTTCGGCAAGCGGACCATGGACTTTGACCTCGCCGATCTTGATATGCGGTAGCGCGCCTTCGCGAAGCAGTGCCGTGCGACTGACCCCGACCTTCGGTGCTTTGAATTCATCCTTGTATCGCTTGTTCAACGCGATCACCGTCGCCCGTGATTCGTACGGACCATTGGGGAAAATGAAACGAGGCGTCTGTCCGGCTTCCAACCACACACGAAAACTCAACCATTCGGGTTGGTCGTCGGGCACAATCGTGGTGGCCAAAACCGGTTCGATGGCTTGCGGGTAGTGGATGTGTCCCTTGGTGGCGTCGCCTGGAACCACCGCCAATTGAAACGGTTCGGAAAGGTCGATGCGAAAAATCTTCGGATCGTAATGCGTGTCCCGGTGCATCGCTTGCGCGTGAACTTGGATGTCGTAGAGTCCTGACACCGGGACTCCCTCTAAAAAATCCTCGATGTGCCCATAGCCGCCTTGCCGCGTATCGGTATTGGGTTGTTCATACAAACAGAGGTACTCGAATTTGAACACGCTGCGGTGGGCGCCGGTGAGTTCTTCGTACTGCTGGAAATTGTCGGTAAAGTGCCACGATTTGGGCTGCATCGCCGGTTTGCCAAGACGAGTCTCGACCAGCCGTGATGCGGCTTGCAGGTATTGGTCCAGCAGAAAGCCCGACGTCACCAACGCTTCGCCGATCGTGTCCATATGACCGCTGGTGTTTTCCTTTGGAAAGTCCGCTGTCAGCCCCAACGTATCCACGCGGCGGTCAAGCAGTGTCGCAAGCGTGTTTTCATACTCGCGATTGGAAAGCCGACGCATCACCGTGCGGCCACCCGAGCTCCTAAAGTTTTCGCGGGCCTCCGCGATACTACTTCGCAACACACTCAGCAGTGCTAAACGCTCGTCGTCGTTGGGTTGCTCGGCGTCCTCGGGCGGCATCACCTTTAACGTCACTGAATCGATGATCTCATCGGCCGTGATCAGTTGCTGCTCGGACGTGATCGGTAGCGTGAACGATTCGAATTCACGCTCACCTTCAGCGGATCCCGTGTCGTGGCATTGCAGGCAGAATTCGCCTATGAAGTTCGCCACGACCGTCTGTTGATCAGCCGCTGAGTCCGCGGATTGTTCCGGTCGAGGTTCCGCGTCCGCCGCGGAAACCTTTCGCGGCACGACAACCGCGAGAATGACTAGGCCGAGCATGACAAGCCCGACCGTAACGCAAACGGCAGAAAACGGACGCCGATTGATGGAATGACACAGATGCATGGTGATCGCGATTATGAGAAGGTGCCGGTGCTGGTTCCGAACGATTCCTTCTCGACCCCCATCCGTTGGGCGATGTCGACAAACAGATTGCAAAGCGGGACATTGCCCGACCCCTTCGATCCGGCCTTCTTGAACTCACCGCGTCCGTAGCCGCCACCCGCCATC
Coding sequences within:
- a CDS encoding exopolysaccharide biosynthesis protein → MNSSSHIKGNAFSRDQSTGRDHADHRDQSQGEPHSIGETLQLLEEASEDREEISLGDALDAIGQHSFAPLLLLPGLIMALPGPADLPGVPVILGLLVIIVAVQMVLKREHLWIPGWMEKRRVRSETVKKMVRWGQRPASWIDRLTKKRFTALVDHAGYAAIAIACILIAAATPVLEFVPFSANIAGAAIVVFALALMARDGLLAGLAILLSLGVIAMIGYQFV
- a CDS encoding PQQ-binding-like beta-propeller repeat protein, with amino-acid sequence MKTACYVAMALCFLNLVSISFAADSNWPQWRGPTGSGVTSADGVVTEWGPDQNVKWRIELPEAGNSTPVVWNDRVFFTQPISESNQRSLFCVDRETGRELWRRSVTYDRQETSHKTNPYCSASPVTDGKHVIAWFGSAGLVCWDVDGNEMWRRDLGKQEHMWGYGTSPILHKDMCILLFGPGNNEFLIAVDKSTGETQWQVDALDDQAERALSGPENDGNANDFSSNKPRSERLRGAWNTPIVIEVDGHFELVAALSRRVSAFDPASGERLWTCGGTGPLAYASPMESNGVVVALGGYGGASLAVRAGGRGDVTETHRIWHKPKDQGWLGTGVVDNGSIYICNMNGVLSCIDVQTSDQLWKARTEGGGTWSSITQTGDGRMFLLTKSGTTTVFKPHTTKLNKLAENELNENTNASIVAAGTDILIRTDQALWCIADEQR
- a CDS encoding DUF1592 domain-containing protein, whose translation is MLGLVILAVVVPRKVSAADAEPRPEQSADSAADQQTVVANFIGEFCLQCHDTGSAEGEREFESFTLPITSEQQLITADEIIDSVTLKVMPPEDAEQPNDDERLALLSVLRSSIAEARENFRSSGGRTVMRRLSNREYENTLATLLDRRVDTLGLTADFPKENTSGHMDTIGEALVTSGFLLDQYLQAASRLVETRLGKPAMQPKSWHFTDNFQQYEELTGAHRSVFKFEYLCLYEQPNTDTRQGGYGHIEDFLEGVPVSGLYDIQVHAQAMHRDTHYDPKIFRIDLSEPFQLAVVPGDATKGHIHYPQAIEPVLATTIVPDDQPEWLSFRVWLEAGQTPRFIFPNGPYESRATVIALNKRYKDEFKAPKVGVSRTALLREGALPHIKIGEVKVHGPLAEPGGGKEEQAVFGKEGFQADRAIEQLVAFGQRAYRRPLDDTDRTRIEAMYQKRLSENATPRQAALDTLKMILCSPSFLYLSEITAEDETRLRPFDLASRLSYALWAAPPDDELFAAAQSGRLTETDELKKQITRMLADDRSNEFIHGFLDSWLNLRDIGNLPPPRNAAWEYYAQNLPDSMKQEARLFFRNLLDQNGSVIDFLDADYTFVDKKLATLYGLPERETLRLADGFQRVSLAKNKQRGGVLGMAGVLTVSANGVDTSPVTRGVWVLENILGITPPPPPDEVPAIDSDVSGATTIREKLTRHSEDKACYVCHRNIDPLGYALETFDPIGRWREKYPKPKGKGTAATVDPSGKLPSGETYKDFPGFKKVLLESRRDLFARNLIEKSLMYATGRHMERTDQFEIDDILNRVKAENYGLHTMMTETLTSDIFRSR